Within the Butyrivibrio sp. AE3004 genome, the region TTAATTCATTACAAATACTGTTTATCATTCTCAACATAAATCCTCTTATCAAAAAGCGAAGCGCTCAAATATGAATCATCGTTGTTAATCCGTTTCTTCCATTTTGTTCTTAAGCGCTGTGAACTACGTGAATTCATTGGCTTTCTCTCTCCACTATCCTCAAAAACAGCATATGGAGTAAACAAATTGATTTTTCCTCTTTCTAATAGGTTCATACATCTGTCAATTGCTTCCGAATCATCGTCCATTAGTTCAGGATCTTTTACATAACTGATATAATCATCAACAGACATCATTAAACACCCGGCTCCAAGAGCTGTTACATTCTGCGTATATAATAGTCTGGCCATGTACCCGGGTCTCTTTGGATCATCTCCATGATACATCGTAATAAAACCACTTGGAGCATTAGAATTAATGGCAATGCCGGCTGAACAGATACTATTGTCCTTATTAATAAGTCCGCCAACAGCTCCAACCTGCTCGTTTTGCGTCAGCATAAGCATTTCATCTATCCAATTCTTATATATCGGTCTTACAGATTTCTTTATAACAACAACATATTCATCTGACTTATACTCATTTATATTATTATTAAAATCAATATTTGAATAGCTTGTATTGTCTTTTATATAATCATATATATCTTTGTTTTTAGTAGTATCTGTATCGGAAACCACAATGTGTATTTTGGGATTTCCGGATATTTTATATTTTACCCGGTAAATAGTGTCACGAGCCATAATAGTATTAACACTACATCCATCAAAACCTTTGTTTGTCAAAAATGTTCTGACTGCATTCTCTCCTGCCTTAATGGCATATCTTTTTGCTCCTATTCCCGAAGCAGTAGACCCCTCATGACTTCTCCAGTAATACAAAACCTTTGGAATGTGTTTTATTGTACCAGCCTTATCTGTCATCCTGAGTATCATGTCATAATCCTGACTTCCGTCAAATTCGGGTCTGTACAATTCATCATTCTCCAAAAGTTCTCTCTTAAATGCAGATAAGTGACATATATAATTGTTTGAGAGCAATGTATACAATGCAAAGTCAGGCTTAAAATGTACGGATAGTACATCATTCATATTATTCCCTGAAAATGTAATCTCATCACAATACAAAAAATCGGCATTACTCTTGTTTATTTCCTGTGCATAATAATAAAGAACACTTGGATGAAGATAATCGTCATGATCGAACGGGCATAAATAATCTCCATCAGACATCAAAACACATTCATTAGTATTAACCGAAATTCCACCATTTTTACTCAATCGCTTATATTTTATTCTCTCTCCATATTTGCTATGAAATGCCTTAACTATATGCTCTACATATAAATGCTTTTCATCAGAAGCATCTGCAAGACACAATTCCCAGTTATAATATGTTTGATTTACAACTGATGTAAGCATGTCTTTTAGATATTTTTCCGGAGTATTATATAACGGAACCAATATACTAAACTTAGGCTGCCTTGAAAAACTCTTAATTTTTACTTTCTGTCTGCTTATTTCTTTCTTATTTGGGAAACTGCCTTTACCATGTATTTTATTAAGTTCTCTTATATTAGAAACAGGGAGGTACCCCAAGGTATCTCCCGTTTTTTTCACGAAGGCCCCTGCTATATCCCTAATGGGCTTCGTTATTTTCCAACTAAGCGAATTTTTAAAAAGTGCCATTTGTTCATTGGCGCTATCATACAGTGAATTACAAAGTTGTTTTGTTTCATCAAGCTCTATCTCTAATTCATGTATTCTTTGCTTTAATTCTTCACATTGTAATAATTCTCTGTCATCCATTATATTGCTCTTTCAGAACTTCCCTTTAGCGTGTCATGCTCTTATAATGATCGACTACATCTTCTGTATCCCCAATCATTACAAGTTTTCCTTTTTCTATCCACATAACACGGTCGCACAAATCTCTTATTGTGTCAAAACTATGTGAAACAATTAGTACTGTTGTACCTCCGGACATAAGCTCTTTTATGCGATTTTCACATTTCTCCTGAAACATGAAATCCCCGACAGATAATATTTCATCTGCCAGTAGTATGTCAGGCTTAACACTGGTAGCAACCGCAAAAGCTATACGGGATACCATACCTGAAGAATAATTTTTTAATGGCATATTAAGGAAATCGCCTATTTCTGAAAATTCGACAATGCTCTCATATTTTTCATTCATGAACTCTTCACTATAGCCCATGATTGCGCCATTTAGAAAAATGTTTTCTTTGCCTGTAAGCTGTATATCAAAGCCTGCTCCCAGCTCAATAAGCGGTGCTATCGTCCCATTGGTAATGACCTTACCTTTTGTCGGTTTAAGAACCCCTGCAATCATTTTCAGCATAGTTGATTTGCCACTTCCATTTGTTCCAACAATGCCAAAGACTTCACCTTTTTTTACTGAAAAAGAAACATCATCAACAGCGACAAAATCGTTATAAAAAAGTTTGCGAGATGTAAGCTTAGTGAGATAATCCCTTAAACTGTCAACCTTCTCAGTAGCCATATTAAAATGCATTGATAAATGATCTGCTATTATTGAGTAATCTTCATTCATTTGTTCTACCATAAATCCACCTTACAAACTATTAAATATACAGAATAAACTGGTCTTGCTTTTTGTAGAAGAAATGCAGCCCTAAGAACAGGAATCCAACACCATATGATATGCACATTGTAAACTGTTGCACAGAAGGCGCAACATTATAAAGCATAATATGCCTCATACAATCAACATATTGAAACAGAGGATTCCACCACATAACTTTTTGAATTGCAGGTGACAAAGATGTTACAGGATAAAAAATAGGTGTCAAAAAATTCAAAAGCGGTAGCAAAATTCCATATAAGTACTGAGTATCTCTCATAAATACATCCATAGCTGCAAGTACCAGCCCAACTCCCAATGTAAACATAAACAATGATACAAAATAAAGCGGCAAAAATACCCAATTTATATTCGGATAAACACCAAAGAATATCATAACTGTGATAACCGGTATAAACGAAAGCATAAAATTCAAAAACGAAAAAATCGTTTTACTTATAGGAAAAATATACTTGGGCATATAAATTTTCTTTATCATTTGTCCTGAAGAAACGACAGTCGTCAATGCAATGGATGTTGCTTCATTATAAAAGTTATATACCACCTGTCCCAAAATCAAGTACACAGGGAATTTCTCAATATCGGATTTAAAAATAAACGAAAAAATACTTGATAGAATTATCATCTGCAAAAGTGGATTCAGGATAACCCACACAATTCCCAGATAACTTCGTCTGTATTTTACTGCGAAATCCCGAGTAATTAATTGTTTTAACAAAAACTTATAATCAAAAAATATATGCAGACACTCTGTAGCAGCTGTTTTTTCATTTTTCTTCTCAAAGCTTTTGTTATAAATGCAAAAAGCAATATATAAAACCAATACAGAAGCAAATACCGCTCCGTACCATATGTAGTAATTTGAAAGGGATGATTCGTCTGTTGGTTGCGACATTCTGCCAACAGCAAAATACACTGCACCGGCTAATGCAATAACACTAACGCCTATCAGTAGCATTCTATCCCATATCTTAATTCTATCCATTAGGCCCCCTAATGCTCTAAATACTAATAAATTATTTCTTATCTACCATCTTGTTAAATGCATTTTCTATCTCGTTAACAACATTCTCACCATAATAACGAGACAATGCCTTATTTCTGGCCTTTTGAACCATATCAGCTATATCATATTTTCCATCATGTATTTCTGATATAGTTTTATACCACTGACCCGGTTCACAAACAAATCCATCTACTCCATTCTCAATACTATGAGTATACGCATATGTCGGTGATGCACAGGTAATCGTACCTACAGCTGCAGCCTCAAAAAATTTCAATTCCGACTTACAGTTAGTAAATACACTGTCTACAAGAGGAACTATATTTACATCTACATCGCTTATTAGCCTCTGCAGTTCCACAAAGTTCACCATAGGCAGGAATATAATTCTTCCTTCCTGGATATACTTGTTAAGGTCATCTGAAAATTCCATGTATCCAACTATGTAAAATACAATATCAGCATAATCTGCTAAAAGCTGCTGTATTTCTGAAGATATCATTTCCAGATCATTTTTGTGTGTAGGTGAACCGGAAAAGTATCCAATACTAAAGGTTCCTTTTCTTCTAAAGTTTTTATTGGTAAATAAACTTTCAGAAGCATTTATCTGCTCCGAATTCAAACTATTGTGTATAACAGCATAATCCTTATTCGTGTGTTCCTTAATCATTCCACCCAAATAATCATTAGTAACAATAAAGCCATCTACACAGTCAGCTATTTTTTGAATTCGGCTAACATATGAAAACCAGAAATTGTAAACAACTTCCGAATTCTTAGCATCATAATTGGACTCAACAACATAATCGACAAAGTCTAAATTACATACCAGATCATCTATCTGCATCACAACAGGAATGTTTAATTCTTTTGCTTTCTTAATAAGGTTATCATATGAATAGCTCCATTTGGTTCTGGACATGATCAATAATGAAGCCTTCTTAAGATAATCTTTTACTGTTTCACATTCAAACTCATAAAAATAGAAGGCCCGCCATTCTTTGCTGTTTTGCGAATGTTGATACACGTTATAACATGCATATCTGAATGTAGATGAATCCGGTTTGTCATAAAACATGAGTGCAATCTTATATCCTGCTTTTATGGCAGCACTCATTTCATCAATTCTGTACTGTACCGGAATATTCCAAGGCTCAAAACTGTCATCCGCATATGGGGTTAACAATGCATTAAATCTATTGTCGGGCTGCAAATATTCCGGAGTTTCACCGACAAGCTTACCTTTTGTCAATAGATTTATTATCCCCCTTAGCGGAGATGTTATTTTCCATGACATGGAATGATATACAGCAATTTGATCCTTACGAATTGCATTAACCAGCTCGATCAGCTGAGTGTTTCTTCTTAGAAGTTTCTCATTTTTCACAAGAAGTTCGGATTTTTCTCTCTTAAACTCAAGTCCGTCAGATACAGAAGCTCTTAATTTGTCCTTATAGTATTTTTCTACTTTCTTAATACTTTGAGACTTTTCCACTTCTGCTCTTTTTATAGCCTCAGTTGCCTTCTCTGCTTCAATCTCCGCTGCTTTCTTAACTTCTTCAACCATTTTGGTTGCTTCATTAATTTTTATGACTTCTTCATTTATTTCTTCTTGTAATTTCTTTATTGTCTTATCATCTTCTTTAATAACAGCTTCAAGGTTTTTAATCTGTCCATCAAAATGTTGATTATTTAATCGCAGCTTATGTTCATATTCCTCAACAATTTGTACATTTGTCGCATCTTTCTTAATAAATACCATAGTTTGAGGAGTTAAATTCATATCCGAAGCACTTAAGTCGCGATAAAAGCCTTCTTTTGCAAAACGCTTTGCCCAATATTCCATCTGTTGAACATTATGATGTGAAGGTTCAACAATATCATCCGGAGTTGATGAAAAAATGATTCTATTTCCATGTTCACATAAAAAATGTATAAATGGCTGTGCCTCTTCTTCCCTCAAGTGCTCAGCAACCTCTATAGTTGATACGCAATCAAACGTCTGCGGAAAATTCTCAGGATAACCCTCTAACGGATTCTGGCATGCCATATAGGGCTTAATATCTTCTCTTGCCTGACTAATAGCATAATCTGAAGCATCAAGGCCATAGGCATCAACACCCAGATCACGCAAGCATGCTACTAAATATCCCATAGCACAGCCTACATCTAAAAAGCTCTTGGGATTATATACATCAATTATTTTCTGTGCAACACCTGAAAACTGATTCATCCAAACTTCCGAATCACTATAATCAGCACCGCATCCATCCTTATAATAATCTCTATTATATGAGTCCTGCATCACCTTCTCCAAACTCTATCACATATTAGACTTTTTATAATCTTCAATTCCGCCCCACTTCTGATCCTTATCAGACATAATGAGCTCAACACCTTCCTGATATGGCCATTCAACACCAATCTCAGGGTCCTTCCACAATAATCCGCCCTCATCATCAGGGTGATAAAAATCCGTGCACTTATATGCAAATTCAGCATAGTCTGAAAGCACTAAAAATCCATGCGCAAATCCCTTGGGAATAAAGAACTGCTTCTTATTTTCTGCTGACAATGTAACTCCAAACCACTTTCCGAAAGTCTTGGAATCTTTTCTTAAATCTACAGCCACATCAAAAACTTCACCATTTACAACTCTGACAAGTTTGTCCTGCGGAAAGTTCTTCTGAAAATGAAGACCCCTCAGCACTCCTCTTTTTGATGCAGACTGATTGTCCTGTACAAATTCAACATCTATTCCGATATTCTGAAAGTCTCTCTTTGAGTATGTTTCCATGAAATAGCCTCTGCTATCTCCGAAAACCTGTGGTGTAATGACCTTCAATCCTTCAATTTCACATGTCTCTACCTGTAATTGTCCCATTTTAAACTCCTATATATATTAAAAAACGATTATAATCCTTCTGCTACTTCAACAAGGTATTTACCGTAATCAGTCTTCATAAGAGGCTCAGCAAGTTTCAATAACTGTTCTTTATCAATAAAGCCTCTCTTATAAGCAATCTCTTCAATACATGAAACATAAAGTCCCTGTCTCTTCTGAAATGCACATACAAAATCAGCTGCATCAAGAAGTGAATCATGATTTCCTGTATCAAGCCATGCAAAGCCTCGGCCCATGGTCTCAACTCGAAGCTCTCCGCGACTTAAGTACTCGTTGTTAACGCTTGTGATCTCAATCTCACCTCTTGCTGAAGGCTTTACGTTTTTAGCAATGTCAATAACATCATTGTCATAGAAGTAAAGACCGGGAACCGCATAATTGCTCTTTGGATGCTCAGGCTTTTCCTCTATTGAGATAGCCTTACCGTTTTCATCAAACTCAACTACGCCATATTCTCTGGGATCACGAACATAATATCCAAAGATTGTAGCCCCCTTATCTCTTGCGGCAACTTCCTTAAGAAGCTTACTGAAGCTCTGACCATAGAAGATATTATCGCCAAGAACAAGTGCAACGCCATCGTTACCAATAAATTTCTCACCGATGATAAAAGCATCAGCAAGGCCTCTTGGCTGTTCCTGTATAGCATATGAGAAATTCATTCCAAGCTGCTCGCCTGTTCCGAAAAGATCCTCAAAAATTGGAAGGTCTCTGGGTGTTGAAATAATAAGCACCTCTCTGATACCCGCAAGCATAAGAGTTGAAAGCGGATAATAGATCATAGGCTTATCATAAACAGGCATGATCTGCTTTGATATCGCTCTTGTAAGTGGATAAAGTCTTGTTCCGGATCCTCCGGCCAAAATGATTCCCTTCATATTGTATTCTCCCTATATTTTATCAATTCATCTACATCACGAAGCTCTGTCTGACCTCATTTGCCAAACAGAGCTTCCATTAATATTCAGCTAATATAGCACAAAAGCTTATAACTTTCCACCATACATACTCTCATAATACTTCTGGTAATTACCGCTGGTAACATGCTCCATCCAATCCTCATGAGCAAAGAACCATTTTATTGTCTTGCGGATACCTTCCTTGAACATTGTTTCAGGCTCCCAGCCAATCTCAGCCTTGATCTTATCGGGAGCAATGGCATAACGACGATCATGTCCCTTTCTGTCCTCAACATATGTGATAAGGTCGGTTGTGATCTTAGCCTTTCTGGGATCTGAATCATCAAGTGATTCACGAAGAACATCAATGATAGTCTCAATGATCTCGATGTTCTGCTTCTCGTTATGTCCACCGATGTTATAGGTCTCGAAGAGCTTTCCTTTTTCCTGTACCATGTCGATCGCCTTAGCGTGGTCCTCAACATAGAGCCAGTCACGAACATTCTTACCGTCACCGTATACGGGAAGTGCCTTGCCCTCAAGTGCGTTGTGGATCATAAGAGGGATAAGTTTCTCCGGGAACTGGTAAGGGCCGTAGTTATTGGAGCAGTTTGTAATATTTGCAGGGAACTTATAAGTATCCATATAAGCCTTAACAAGCATATCCGAGCTTGCCTTACTAGCTGAGTAAGGGCTGTGCGGATCGTAAGGTGTTGTCTCATAGAAATAAGCATTCGGATCCTCGGGAAGTGAGCCGTATACTTCATCTGTACTTACATGAAGGAATTTCTTACCTTCCTTGAAGGAACCATCGGGAAGCTCCCATGCTTTCTTAGCTGCATTAAGCATTGTTGCAGTACCAAGTACGTTTGTCTCAACGAAGATCTCAGGATTAACGATTGAGCGGTCAACATGGCTCTCGGCAGCAAAATGTACTACTCTGTCGATGTCGTTCTCCTCAAAAATCTTATTTATAGCCTCTCTGTCACAAATGTTAGCTTTTACAAATGTGTAGTTATCTCTGTTCTCAACATCTGTGAGGTTCTCAAGATTACCTGCATAAGTAAGAGCATCAACATTGATGATACGAATCTCATTGTCATACTTTTTAAACATATAGTGAATATAGTTGGAACCAATAAATCCTGCTCCGCCTGTCACTAAATAAGTCCTCATATTTATCTCCTATTCTAAATTGATAATATTACAATTGAGTCGTAATATTATAACATAGATTTATATATTGTAAAATGAAGCATGAATATTGTTGAACTTCTATATAAAAAAGGAGAATTTACAAAGATTTTAGTGCAAGTTCTCCTTTTTTGATAATCCCTACTTCAATTTTTTATCCAAGATACTCTTTTAAAGCATCATGCCAGTCTGCCATTTTGTAATCTGTAGTAAGTCTTAGCATATAATTATCCAATATAGAGTAATGTGGTCTGTCGGCTGCTGCCGGATTCATAGCTTTATATTCTTCACTGGTAACATGATTAACCTTGCAGCTAATTCCCTTTATACTGAAAATTTCTTCTGTAAAATCAGCCCAGTTGGTATCTCCCTCACATGTTCCATGGAAAATACCATAGTTCTCTGTAGGTTCAATATGATGTATCATTCTTGCCAGCTCAATTGCTGATGTAGGTGATCCAAGCTGATCACATACAACGCTTATCTCATCATGAGTTTCCGATAATTTCAGCATTGTCTTAACAAAGTTTTTCCCATCTCCATAAAGCCATGCTGTCCTTACTATAAAGTATTTATCAGCAAACTGCTGAACAAATCTCTCTCCTTCATATTTCGTCTTTCCATAAGCGGATATGGGTCCTGGTGTCTGAAACTCATTTATAGGTGCATTAGCATTTCCTGAAAATACATAATCTGTTGATACATGTATAAGCTTGGCTCCTATGCTCGTTGCTGTTATAGCAAGATTTCTGGGACCGATTGCATTAAGCTTGTATGCAAAATCCCAATCCTTCTCACATCCGTCAACATTGGTTGCTGCTGCGCAATTGATAATCACATCAGGCCTCTCCAACTTTACAAATTCAGATACTTCCCTCTGATTCATAATATTCAAAGGTTTGATGTTATCACCTTCAACAACGTCAGTCAGTATAAATTCCACTTCACCTGCATATACCTGCTGGATTGCACGTCCCAGCTGTCCATTACAACCTGTTACTAAAATCTTTTTCATTTTCTTATTACTCCTTAAATTAAAAACATTTATATAAAGGTATTTATATCATTACAAACTATTCTGCTCCTCGCCCTTCCTATAAAAGTGCTCCAGTATCCTCGCAATCCACTTAGGCCAAAACTTGCAGAACATTTCAAAATCCTCCTCTGAGCGCTCGTGACCCTTGATGATCGCTGTAGTTTCCGAGTCCTCGTGGATCCTATGGACCATTAGGATTTTATTAACAAATACAAATTCACCTTTTCTTCTTGAAAATCTCTCCCATGCCTGCCAGTCGATGCCTCCGCGGTAGCCGGGAATAAATAGCTGCTTTGGAAGATTTCCGGGAACATATGTGACAGATGGACAGCATATTGCAGAGCCAAGAGAGAGTATCCTTCGTCTTACAAACCTTGACTTCCACAGGACGCTACATCTTAAAGGGAACAGCATTATACGCTTGATATTAAGGTTTTTAATATTACTTACTTCCCTGCCGTTTCTAAGCTCTGCATAATCGGTAAAAGCTATAAGAGGACGCTTTGTCTTGTTGAAATTCTTTATGACCTCTTTCGCAAAATCCTCTTTATACAGATCATCCTGATGTGCGATTGTAACAAGAGGTGTCTTAGCACAGCTTATTGCAAAGTTCCAGTCTGTTGCTATATTGCTCTGCCCTTTCATCTCCTCATTCACATAATAGGGAATACTGTATTTTTCGGAAATAAGTTTTAGATATTCGTTTGGTGTTGATGTGGCAATAAGTACATTCGTCTTAAGCTTCTGTCTCGTTACCGATTTGATGCATTCTTCTATATATGCGCTTTCTCCGTAAGCACAAATGGCAAAGGTATGGTCTTTTGCTGTAAATTTATGACTCATCGGCTGTACTTTCCTCCGAATCGTTGTTATCAGACAGCATGTTCTCAAGCTCTCTTACTCTCTTTTCCAAAAGCCCCTGTGTCTGAATCAGTTTGGTAATTCTGCCTGCCTGTCTGGATGCTATGCTGGTAAGTGACAATACCAGCATGATAAGAAAGGCTATCAGCAAAATAAACAATCCGTTCATGGTATCTGTGATACCGAGCATATTTATGATTCTGACAAGCAGCAAAGGCTCAAGTACCAGTACAAAAAATACAACTCCCGTGAAAAGCCACAAAAGCGTGTATTTCATATTAAGTTTCCTGTGTTTAAGGAGCGATAGTATTATAACAAAATATGTAATTATTGCTGCTATGAGCACTATCGTCAGTCTTGTTGGTATTATCTGATGCATATTTATCTCCTGATTCCATAGCTTATTCTGCAAACTATAATATCAAGCGAAACCTTTATCATGTAATAAGCAGATCTTTTAAGGTTAATTGAACTCTTCCCCGCTTCCCTCTCTCTCATAACTACGGGAAGCTCTAAAATCCTCTTTCTTCGCATTACTGCGTCCATTATAGCTTCCGGCTCAGGATAATCTATAGGATAGTTATCCGCAAATACATTTATAAAAAATCTATTCACAGCCCTGAAGCCACTGGTAACATCCTTCACCCTCCGAAGGCAGAGAACCGCTATTAAAAAACTTAAAAAATGTATTCCGATTCTTCTTGTAGCAGAGCTTTGAAAACCCTCTTTATTAACAAATCTGGATCCTATAACATAATCAGCCTCGCCTCTTTGAATAGGTGCGATAATTTCCCCAATATATGCAGGATCATGCTGGCCATCCCCATCTATCTGGACAGCGATATCGTATTCATTCTCCTTGGCATATCGATAGCCTGTCTGTATCGCTCCCCCTATACCAAGATTTATGGGACAGTTTATGTGATTATATTTTCTTTTCTTAAGGATTTTGGCTGTATTATCCGATGATCCGTCGTTTACCACCACGTAATCATACTGCGGATAACCGGTGGTAATCTCATCAACGATGTTCTCGATATTCGCCGCCTCATTATAGGCTGGAATTATAATAAGAACATCCGATTTCTTTTTTATATATTCCATTACTCTGATATTCCCTTCCGTTCTATTGTATACGGTTCATCATTTTTGTATACAGCGAAATTTTGAGTCATTATCTCATTTAAAGGAGTAACTCCGCCTGCAGCTTCTAAAAAGTCACACCCCCTACTGTTTACAATAAAAAAATCTATCTTTTCAGGTATATACATATTACTGCAAACAGGTTCTTTTAATATCACTCCGGAAAGCTGCGCTCTTTCACCTGCATTAGTGAGTATATCATTAAATTCCTCTTCCGGAATCAAATATTCTTTTGATGCACTTTCAAAATACAGATCGTATACCTTAGATCCCTTTGAAAAACAGCTCTTATCAACAAAAGCCACATTGATTTCCCCCGGATGGTTTTCCTTAAAGTATTTGTCAATCTCTGCCATCTCTTTAATCATGAAAGGATCCACCCTGTAGGTTAGATCAATGTTTTTATAGCTCCATACGATATTAATAACTGATATAAAAGCGGCAAAACCGGTAAACAAAACAGCTGCATATTCTTTGTTTTTCTTTATCATCAGGTAAAAAAACACAACAAATACGGCAAACAATATCGCTGTAGCCATACCAACAGGATACAACACATGCCCGTCGCCTGTCGCAATATCCGGAAACAGCTTTCTTAAGGGATACACAAACAAAAGCGCAATACTTCCTGTCGTGCAGGTATTATACATTCCCTTGAAAAACAGCCCCGTAAAAGCCATCCATACCATAAGCTTTATCAAGTCACCGCTTACTAGTTTATCATCATTGGAAATCCATGCAAACAAAATAGCTATAAAAGGAACTATTATCGGAGAAATATATCTTAAATGAATAGCGGGAATATCTTCTCCGGGATTCTCTCTTGCCACTATAACAATGGTAATAACAAGAACCGATCCTGCAAGCAGAAGCAAGGCATAAGTTAAAAGTTTCTTACATCCATCGTCTAAAGATCTGCACCTAAGTACCGGAACTATCACAGGCAGAACAAAGAACGAAACACCGCAGGCTGCGGCGTAATAAAGGAGCACATAAACAATATATCGCAGGGAATCTCCACTTATAAATTCCCCAAAATCAAGCGCCCCACTTGCTATATAAAAATTTGAAATACTTCCCAGAATGATTTTTCTTAAAACAAAATATCCACAAAAGGCCACTGAGGAAATAATAAGTGTATTTCTCATTTTTATCGAATTATTGGATCTGTAAAAAAAGAATTCGAAAATTTCAGCTGCAACAAAGGCCAGAAACACACATATTCCTATCTCCTTCGTAAAATACGATAGAAGTGAGAAAATAAGAAACGCTATAAGATATCTGGTCTTCTTATATTTGTAATATAAAAGAACGTAATAAAAAGCAGCGCAGACAACCGGAAAATACAGATTTTCCGGCATAAAAGTCGCAGATATTGAGATATCGGGCCAAATATAAATAAGTCCTGCGGCGTACAAGCAATATCTTTTACCAGCACCAA harbors:
- a CDS encoding ABC transporter permease, giving the protein MDRIKIWDRMLLIGVSVIALAGAVYFAVGRMSQPTDESSLSNYYIWYGAVFASVLVLYIAFCIYNKSFEKKNEKTAATECLHIFFDYKFLLKQLITRDFAVKYRRSYLGIVWVILNPLLQMIILSSIFSFIFKSDIEKFPVYLILGQVVYNFYNEATSIALTTVVSSGQMIKKIYMPKYIFPISKTIFSFLNFMLSFIPVITVMIFFGVYPNINWVFLPLYFVSLFMFTLGVGLVLAAMDVFMRDTQYLYGILLPLLNFLTPIFYPVTSLSPAIQKVMWWNPLFQYVDCMRHIMLYNVAPSVQQFTMCISYGVGFLFLGLHFFYKKQDQFILYI
- the rfbA gene encoding glucose-1-phosphate thymidylyltransferase RfbA, yielding MKGIILAGGSGTRLYPLTRAISKQIMPVYDKPMIYYPLSTLMLAGIREVLIISTPRDLPIFEDLFGTGEQLGMNFSYAIQEQPRGLADAFIIGEKFIGNDGVALVLGDNIFYGQSFSKLLKEVAARDKGATIFGYYVRDPREYGVVEFDENGKAISIEEKPEHPKSNYAVPGLYFYDNDVIDIAKNVKPSARGEIEITSVNNEYLSRGELRVETMGRGFAWLDTGNHDSLLDAADFVCAFQKRQGLYVSCIEEIAYKRGFIDKEQLLKLAEPLMKTDYGKYLVEVAEGL
- a CDS encoding ABC transporter ATP-binding protein, yielding MVEQMNEDYSIIADHLSMHFNMATEKVDSLRDYLTKLTSRKLFYNDFVAVDDVSFSVKKGEVFGIVGTNGSGKSTMLKMIAGVLKPTKGKVITNGTIAPLIELGAGFDIQLTGKENIFLNGAIMGYSEEFMNEKYESIVEFSEIGDFLNMPLKNYSSGMVSRIAFAVATSVKPDILLADEILSVGDFMFQEKCENRIKELMSGGTTVLIVSHSFDTIRDLCDRVMWIEKGKLVMIGDTEDVVDHYKSMTR
- a CDS encoding glycosyltransferase, coding for MQDSYNRDYYKDGCGADYSDSEVWMNQFSGVAQKIIDVYNPKSFLDVGCAMGYLVACLRDLGVDAYGLDASDYAISQAREDIKPYMACQNPLEGYPENFPQTFDCVSTIEVAEHLREEEAQPFIHFLCEHGNRIIFSSTPDDIVEPSHHNVQQMEYWAKRFAKEGFYRDLSASDMNLTPQTMVFIKKDATNVQIVEEYEHKLRLNNQHFDGQIKNLEAVIKEDDKTIKKLQEEINEEVIKINEATKMVEEVKKAAEIEAEKATEAIKRAEVEKSQSIKKVEKYYKDKLRASVSDGLEFKREKSELLVKNEKLLRRNTQLIELVNAIRKDQIAVYHSMSWKITSPLRGIINLLTKGKLVGETPEYLQPDNRFNALLTPYADDSFEPWNIPVQYRIDEMSAAIKAGYKIALMFYDKPDSSTFRYACYNVYQHSQNSKEWRAFYFYEFECETVKDYLKKASLLIMSRTKWSYSYDNLIKKAKELNIPVVMQIDDLVCNLDFVDYVVESNYDAKNSEVVYNFWFSYVSRIQKIADCVDGFIVTNDYLGGMIKEHTNKDYAVIHNSLNSEQINASESLFTNKNFRRKGTFSIGYFSGSPTHKNDLEMISSEIQQLLADYADIVFYIVGYMEFSDDLNKYIQEGRIIFLPMVNFVELQRLISDVDVNIVPLVDSVFTNCKSELKFFEAAAVGTITCASPTYAYTHSIENGVDGFVCEPGQWYKTISEIHDGKYDIADMVQKARNKALSRYYGENVVNEIENAFNKMVDKK
- the rfbC gene encoding dTDP-4-dehydrorhamnose 3,5-epimerase, with translation MGQLQVETCEIEGLKVITPQVFGDSRGYFMETYSKRDFQNIGIDVEFVQDNQSASKRGVLRGLHFQKNFPQDKLVRVVNGEVFDVAVDLRKDSKTFGKWFGVTLSAENKKQFFIPKGFAHGFLVLSDYAEFAYKCTDFYHPDDEGGLLWKDPEIGVEWPYQEGVELIMSDKDQKWGGIEDYKKSNM
- a CDS encoding glycosyltransferase, producing the protein MDDRELLQCEELKQRIHELEIELDETKQLCNSLYDSANEQMALFKNSLSWKITKPIRDIAGAFVKKTGDTLGYLPVSNIRELNKIHGKGSFPNKKEISRQKVKIKSFSRQPKFSILVPLYNTPEKYLKDMLTSVVNQTYYNWELCLADASDEKHLYVEHIVKAFHSKYGERIKYKRLSKNGGISVNTNECVLMSDGDYLCPFDHDDYLHPSVLYYYAQEINKSNADFLYCDEITFSGNNMNDVLSVHFKPDFALYTLLSNNYICHLSAFKRELLENDELYRPEFDGSQDYDMILRMTDKAGTIKHIPKVLYYWRSHEGSTASGIGAKRYAIKAGENAVRTFLTNKGFDGCSVNTIMARDTIYRVKYKISGNPKIHIVVSDTDTTKNKDIYDYIKDNTSYSNIDFNNNINEYKSDEYVVVIKKSVRPIYKNWIDEMLMLTQNEQVGAVGGLINKDNSICSAGIAINSNAPSGFITMYHGDDPKRPGYMARLLYTQNVTALGAGCLMMSVDDYISYVKDPELMDDDSEAIDRCMNLLERGKINLFTPYAVFEDSGERKPMNSRSSQRLRTKWKKRINNDDSYLSASLFDKRIYVENDKQYL